One genomic segment of Chitinophaga parva includes these proteins:
- a CDS encoding DUF2652 domain-containing protein — protein sequence MKTNTKKGLVFIPDISGFTELVRNTDLVTGQIITQELLSTIIRHNKLQMEIAEIEGDAVFFFNMRSIPTADELYEQFEIMKAAFDEQVIALGKKYNLALDLHLKAIAHYGEMTEFPIAGFHKLYGEVVIEAHRLLKNNVPARSYLLITDELMAIAKPESFFPASFTHKLCELYGGLRNLCFTYILSTPQFI from the coding sequence ATGAAAACAAACACAAAGAAGGGCCTGGTATTTATTCCGGACATCAGTGGATTCACAGAGCTGGTGCGCAACACCGACCTGGTAACCGGGCAGATCATCACGCAGGAACTGCTTTCTACCATCATCCGGCATAACAAGCTGCAGATGGAGATCGCAGAGATAGAAGGCGATGCCGTGTTCTTCTTCAACATGCGATCCATCCCTACTGCGGATGAGCTGTATGAACAATTCGAGATCATGAAGGCTGCATTCGATGAGCAGGTCATAGCGCTGGGTAAAAAATACAATCTTGCACTGGACCTTCACCTCAAAGCTATTGCACATTATGGTGAGATGACGGAATTCCCCATCGCCGGCTTTCACAAATTATACGGTGAAGTAGTGATAGAAGCACACCGCCTGTTGAAGAACAATGTGCCGGCACGCTCCTACCTGCTCATTACAGATGAACTGATGGCGATCGCAAAGCCGGAAAGCTTCTTCCCCGCCAGCTTCACCCACAAACTATGTGAGCTCTATGGCGGGCTGCGGAATCTTTGCTTCACTTACATTCTTTCAACTCCTCAATTTATTTAA
- a CDS encoding helix-turn-helix domain-containing protein, which produces MEHQSKYLAPDIKISCYEDKLSKTEIVFDHHMLIWFISGTTKIIQVDTCNTFRSGDIFLVPRNHLATIVNYPNNNQQHKTVVMHLSTKRLRDFYAGMDIKVPVDRSGRIRSFGDHPLLTSCLASLIPYFELKGTLPEDIASIKITEAISVLRLIDQDIDSVLANFEMPDKAGLVDFMQKNYMFNMPLEKFSYLTGRSLSTFKRDFKKAFGTTPQKWLTQKRLELAWHNFREKKLRPVDVYYEVGFENLSHFSYAFKKHFGYAPSDL; this is translated from the coding sequence ATGGAACATCAGTCGAAGTACCTGGCACCAGACATCAAGATCTCCTGTTACGAGGATAAACTATCTAAAACAGAGATCGTATTTGATCATCATATGCTGATCTGGTTCATTTCCGGAACAACAAAGATCATCCAGGTGGATACCTGTAACACATTCAGATCGGGAGACATTTTCCTGGTCCCGCGCAACCACCTCGCCACGATCGTCAACTATCCGAACAATAACCAGCAGCACAAAACCGTAGTAATGCATCTTTCCACCAAAAGGCTCCGCGATTTTTATGCAGGCATGGATATTAAAGTACCGGTTGACCGGTCTGGCAGGATCAGGAGCTTTGGGGATCACCCCTTGCTGACAAGCTGCCTTGCTTCGCTGATACCATATTTTGAATTAAAGGGAACACTGCCGGAAGATATTGCATCCATTAAGATCACAGAGGCAATCAGTGTGCTGCGCCTGATAGACCAGGATATAGACAGCGTGCTGGCCAACTTCGAAATGCCGGACAAGGCCGGCCTTGTGGATTTCATGCAGAAGAATTACATGTTCAATATGCCACTGGAAAAATTCAGTTATCTCACCGGCAGAAGCCTGTCCACATTCAAGCGCGACTTCAAAAAAGCATTCGGCACCACCCCGCAAAAATGGCTCACACAGAAAAGGCTGGAGCTGGCCTGGCACAACTTCAGGGAGAAAAAGCTGCGGCCTGTGGATGTGTATTACGAAGTAGGTTTCGAAAACCTGTCGCACTTCTCCTACGCCTTTAAAAAGCATTTCGGCTACGCTCCCTCCGATCTCTGA
- a CDS encoding SDR family NAD(P)-dependent oxidoreductase: MIQNNNQGALQHPLGTGFNAQSTTEDIIKGIDLTGKIAIITGGNAGIGVETTRTLTAAGATVIVPARDVEKARKNLAGIANVEIEAMDFMNPVSIDAFAEKFLASGRPLHLLINNAGIMWVPLRKDQRGIESQLATNYIGQFHLVARLWTALKKANGARVVNVSSLGHHMAPFNFDDPNFEHRDYETLQAYGQSKTASNLFALELDNRASEYNVRAYSVHPGSIAGTELGREASVELFQKMGLMDEHGNIRPEVLASLKTIPQGAATTVWAATSPLLNNIGGVYCEDGDVAELQTGATLHQSGVMPYSLDEHNAKRLWALTEQMTGITFNIR, from the coding sequence ATGATACAGAACAACAACCAGGGAGCACTGCAACACCCACTCGGCACGGGCTTTAACGCCCAATCAACAACTGAAGACATTATCAAAGGCATAGACCTTACCGGCAAGATCGCGATCATAACCGGCGGTAACGCGGGCATTGGTGTGGAGACGACCCGGACGCTCACTGCAGCCGGTGCAACCGTGATCGTTCCTGCAAGGGACGTAGAAAAAGCCAGGAAGAACCTCGCAGGCATCGCTAACGTAGAGATCGAAGCGATGGATTTTATGAACCCTGTTTCTATCGATGCCTTTGCCGAAAAATTCCTCGCATCTGGCAGGCCGTTACATTTGCTGATCAACAACGCCGGCATTATGTGGGTGCCATTGCGTAAAGATCAGCGTGGCATTGAATCACAACTGGCCACTAATTACATCGGCCAATTTCATCTCGTTGCAAGGCTCTGGACCGCGCTGAAAAAAGCAAACGGTGCAAGAGTGGTGAACGTTTCTTCTTTAGGTCATCACATGGCACCGTTCAATTTCGACGACCCGAATTTCGAACACCGCGACTACGAAACATTGCAGGCTTATGGCCAATCTAAAACCGCCAGCAACCTGTTCGCATTGGAGCTGGATAACCGCGCGAGCGAATACAATGTAAGAGCTTATTCCGTACATCCCGGGTCCATTGCCGGTACAGAACTTGGCCGCGAAGCATCCGTTGAATTATTCCAGAAGATGGGCCTCATGGATGAGCACGGCAATATACGCCCCGAAGTACTGGCATCCCTGAAAACCATTCCACAAGGCGCAGCCACCACTGTATGGGCTGCAACCAGCCCACTCCTCAACAACATTGGCGGTGTGTACTGTGAAGATGGCGACGTCGCCGAATTACAAACAGGTGCCACACTTCACCAAAGCGGTGTGATGCCATATTCGCTGGATGAGCACAATGCCAAACGCCTGTGGGCACTTACGGAACAGATGACAGGCATCACCTTCAATATCCGTTGA
- a CDS encoding integrase core domain-containing protein produces the protein MQNGYIVRFKGSYRKEILEAYIFFELYEVRQLTHDWIQEYNSGRPHEGLGNATPLELSK, from the coding sequence ATGCAAAACGGCTATATTGTGCGATTTAAGGGTAGTTATCGAAAAGAAATATTGGAGGCCTATATCTTCTTCGAGCTCTATGAAGTACGGCAGTTGACCCATGACTGGATACAAGAATATAACAGTGGCCGACCGCATGAAGGGCTTGGGAATGCAACGCCGCTTGAATTGTCCAAGTGA
- a CDS encoding YybH family protein, whose product METRQEQSAIEKLIFSFSDAFNATDISKTVASFTSDGVNMPNNGPAAKGTEQLTKAFEVLFNFADINIQYVIDEINISGEYAFARTNSKVTTLVKTSGDQIFLENKELFVLRNQRGEWKISHYIFNNTKTTK is encoded by the coding sequence ATGGAAACACGGCAAGAACAGTCAGCAATAGAAAAATTAATCTTTTCTTTCAGCGATGCCTTTAATGCAACAGATATTTCAAAGACGGTCGCATCATTCACGTCCGATGGCGTCAACATGCCAAATAACGGTCCTGCCGCCAAAGGCACCGAACAATTAACCAAAGCTTTTGAAGTTCTATTCAATTTTGCCGATATCAATATCCAGTATGTTATTGACGAAATCAACATAAGCGGCGAATATGCCTTTGCCCGGACAAATTCAAAGGTCACAACCCTTGTCAAAACAAGCGGAGATCAGATTTTTTTAGAAAATAAAGAATTGTTTGTATTGCGCAATCAACGTGGGGAATGGAAAATCTCCCATTACATTTTCAATAATACCAAGACCACCAAATAA
- a CDS encoding Crp/Fnr family transcriptional regulator, translating into MPLEQLIAYFAQYIPLKDIEKNELKNRVIEKRVKRRQFILQENDVCKYYSFVVSGCFKMYRVDDNGAEHNIQFAAENDWIADIGSFHSGKPSRLYIEAIEPSVILQIDATNLIYLYHNHPKFDRIFRVIAENKFIELQNRVLQNISSTGDERYQAFLEQYPKLANRLPNTQIASYIGITPEFLSKIRRKNVKK; encoded by the coding sequence ATGCCGTTAGAACAGCTCATTGCCTATTTTGCCCAATATATCCCGCTAAAGGATATTGAGAAGAATGAGTTGAAGAACCGCGTTATTGAAAAGCGGGTAAAACGCAGGCAGTTTATCCTTCAGGAAAACGATGTCTGCAAGTATTATTCTTTTGTTGTTTCAGGTTGCTTTAAAATGTATCGGGTTGATGATAACGGTGCTGAACATAACATTCAATTTGCAGCGGAAAATGACTGGATAGCCGATATCGGTAGCTTTCATTCGGGTAAACCAAGCCGGCTTTATATCGAAGCGATTGAGCCATCGGTGATTTTACAAATAGACGCAACTAACCTGATCTATCTATACCATAACCATCCCAAATTCGACAGGATTTTCAGGGTCATTGCTGAAAATAAGTTTATAGAATTGCAAAACCGGGTTTTGCAAAACATCAGCTCTACAGGCGATGAGCGTTATCAAGCTTTCCTGGAACAGTATCCTAAGCTGGCCAACAGGTTACCTAACACCCAAATTGCATCCTACATCGGCATCACACCTGAATTTTTAAGTAAAATACGCCGTAAGAACGTCAAAAAATAA
- a CDS encoding YciI family protein — MKRFILMGVLVIACTQGFSQQQSDVAKEYMLIVRYRTNAPAPSADVVKTNGQHWGEFIGDLAKSGKLVSGLRPKPTGRTITGQDKTVQESAYMGDKPVVSAFFVVKAASLDEATEIAKQVPIYELGGSVEIREVMNDAK; from the coding sequence ATGAAAAGATTCATTTTGATGGGGGTGCTTGTTATTGCCTGCACTCAGGGATTTTCACAGCAACAAAGCGATGTTGCCAAAGAGTATATGCTAATCGTGCGTTACCGGACGAACGCCCCGGCGCCGAGTGCTGATGTAGTGAAAACGAATGGCCAACATTGGGGGGAGTTTATCGGCGATCTGGCGAAATCGGGCAAACTGGTGTCGGGCCTGCGTCCAAAGCCGACCGGCCGGACAATTACCGGACAAGACAAAACAGTACAGGAAAGTGCCTATATGGGTGACAAGCCAGTAGTAAGCGCTTTTTTTGTAGTGAAGGCGGCGAGCCTCGACGAGGCGACGGAGATCGCGAAGCAGGTGCCTATTTATGAGTTGGGCGGTAGTGTGGAGATCAGGGAGGTGATGAATGATGCGAAATAA
- a CDS encoding DUF4199 domain-containing protein, producing the protein MKSFVKYGLGTGIVSGLWSLITFKVIGWLNDVAFHGSLPAANVRSIGGLFSIVILVLGIVWAIREVRRLNGGQLSYGQAVRTGVLVTCVVAGIVGAFTLLYCTVINPGFTDFMVADAERTLRAAGKTPDQIAPELVSVRKQFSIGAQVGQALIGQVVVGSIAALILGAFMRTKR; encoded by the coding sequence ATGAAATCTTTTGTCAAATACGGTTTAGGTACGGGCATCGTCAGCGGCTTATGGAGCCTGATAACCTTTAAGGTGATTGGCTGGCTGAATGATGTCGCCTTTCATGGAAGCCTGCCGGCTGCAAATGTGCGGTCGATCGGCGGGCTGTTTAGTATCGTTATTTTGGTACTGGGGATCGTTTGGGCGATCCGGGAGGTACGCAGGCTGAACGGGGGACAGTTATCGTATGGGCAGGCAGTGAGGACAGGTGTCCTGGTTACCTGCGTGGTCGCGGGGATCGTGGGGGCGTTTACCTTGTTGTACTGTACGGTCATTAATCCCGGCTTCACGGATTTTATGGTGGCGGATGCGGAAAGGACGCTTCGGGCGGCGGGCAAGACACCGGATCAGATTGCACCGGAGCTGGTTTCGGTCCGAAAGCAATTTAGCATCGGCGCCCAGGTAGGGCAGGCGTTGATCGGCCAGGTGGTGGTGGGTAGCATCGCTGCGTTGATCCTCGGCGCGTTTATGCGCACTAAACGATAA
- a CDS encoding response regulator transcription factor, whose product MMRKISPYRFGEARRPYWMAVRVGLVTAGVIVLFGMINTLVIYRYVKLDLYLCLVALFFLTVGLLWNKRETMNEHQGKETEGADQAAEPELAARDAMPPTVPDGSDAISLLSAKEWQILKLLAEGKSNKEIAAAQFVEVSTVKTHLNNIYCKLSVSNRNEARAKYVLYTSNWPILG is encoded by the coding sequence ATGATGCGGAAAATCAGTCCATATCGTTTTGGGGAGGCCCGGCGACCCTACTGGATGGCAGTACGTGTCGGGCTGGTGACGGCCGGTGTGATTGTATTGTTTGGGATGATCAACACGTTGGTAATTTATCGCTACGTTAAACTGGATCTTTATCTCTGCCTGGTGGCGTTGTTCTTTCTGACGGTTGGGCTCTTGTGGAATAAGCGGGAGACGATGAATGAACACCAGGGGAAAGAGACGGAAGGGGCGGACCAGGCTGCAGAGCCGGAACTGGCCGCGCGGGATGCGATGCCTCCCACAGTACCGGATGGATCGGATGCGATCAGCCTCCTTTCGGCAAAGGAGTGGCAGATTTTGAAATTGCTTGCCGAAGGGAAATCGAACAAGGAAATTGCGGCGGCGCAGTTCGTGGAGGTGAGCACGGTAAAGACGCATTTGAATAACATATACTGCAAACTTTCTGTCAGTAACCGGAACGAGGCGAGGGCGAAATACGTTCTTTATACGTCAAATTGGCCGATTCTGGGATAA
- a CDS encoding YdeI/OmpD-associated family protein has product MLPKGEHIAGVPAELEALLAKDAKAKVFFESLAKSYKQGYCDWVGSAKQEATRQTRAEKALMMLQKGQKTLKT; this is encoded by the coding sequence ATGCTACCAAAGGGAGAACATATAGCGGGTGTGCCGGCGGAGCTGGAAGCGCTGCTGGCGAAAGACGCTAAGGCCAAGGTTTTTTTCGAATCGTTGGCGAAGTCGTACAAACAGGGTTATTGTGACTGGGTGGGCTCGGCCAAACAGGAAGCCACCCGGCAGACCAGGGCGGAGAAGGCGCTGATGATGCTGCAAAAGGGCCAAAAAACATTAAAGACATGA
- a CDS encoding heavy metal translocating P-type ATPase encodes MVKYTCPMHPQVLKDQPGKCPLCGMALVAVGAPSASHEHGAAHDQAARASHDHTQGGFNKHAGHHTGDFLQRFWVSLVITLPILLLSHMIQQWLGFSIAFPGDKYVLLALGTVIYIYGGLPFLKGMGGEIKAKAIGMMTLVAIAISVAFIYSVAVVFGLQGMDFFWELATLIDIMLLGHWLEMRSQMAASRALQSLVALLPNDVTVERNGQAIKIKLEDLQSGETVIIKPGDKIPADGLVTEGISYINESMLTGESLPAKKEKDSKVIAGSINGDGALKVKVTAVGKDSYLNRVIGLVQEAQATKSNTQNLADKVAKWLTFIAIGIGVATFIYWFASTGDTAFALERMVTVMVTACPHALGVAIPLVVAISTTLSATNGLLIRNRSAFEATRNVSTVIFDKTGTLTKGSHMVEKVIPLASGYNADELIQYAAAVQQNSEHHIAKGIMATLKERGLALWKSENFSYMQGVGVKATVNGKDVIAVGKNYFSQHQLSLPDIPKEINQESETVTFLLIEDKVVGIITLADSIREGSGQAVEELKKMNIKSFLLTGDNEKIAAAVAGKLGMDGFLANVLPHNKQEKVKELQAKGETVAMTGDGVNDAPALAQADVGIAVGSGTDVAAETADIILVDSDPRDVVKLIVFAKSTYKKMVQNLVWAIGYNVIAIPLAAGVLYPKFILSPAMGAVLMSVSTVVVAINASFLRIKK; translated from the coding sequence ATGGTAAAATATACCTGTCCCATGCACCCGCAGGTGCTAAAGGACCAACCGGGCAAATGCCCGCTTTGCGGCATGGCATTGGTGGCCGTAGGTGCTCCGTCCGCTTCCCATGAGCATGGAGCAGCACACGACCAGGCCGCCCGGGCCAGCCATGACCATACGCAAGGAGGATTCAATAAACATGCAGGCCATCATACAGGCGATTTCCTGCAGCGGTTTTGGGTAAGCCTCGTAATTACCCTTCCTATCCTGCTCCTCTCGCACATGATACAACAATGGCTTGGTTTCAGCATTGCTTTCCCGGGCGATAAGTACGTATTGCTGGCATTGGGGACGGTTATTTATATCTATGGTGGCCTGCCTTTCCTAAAAGGAATGGGTGGCGAGATTAAAGCAAAGGCCATCGGCATGATGACCCTTGTTGCCATCGCCATATCCGTGGCCTTTATTTATTCAGTAGCTGTTGTTTTCGGCCTGCAGGGTATGGATTTCTTTTGGGAGCTGGCAACCCTCATTGATATCATGCTTTTGGGGCATTGGCTCGAAATGCGATCCCAAATGGCGGCATCAAGGGCATTACAATCGTTGGTAGCGTTGCTCCCCAATGATGTTACCGTTGAGCGCAACGGCCAGGCTATAAAGATAAAGCTCGAGGACCTGCAAAGCGGTGAAACGGTCATCATAAAGCCGGGTGATAAAATTCCAGCCGATGGCTTAGTCACAGAGGGGATTTCTTACATCAATGAAAGTATGCTCACAGGCGAAAGCCTTCCTGCAAAAAAGGAAAAAGACAGTAAAGTGATCGCGGGATCTATCAACGGTGACGGAGCGCTGAAAGTAAAGGTAACCGCCGTTGGCAAAGACAGCTACCTGAACAGGGTCATTGGCCTGGTGCAGGAGGCACAGGCTACCAAATCCAACACACAGAACCTTGCAGACAAGGTAGCAAAATGGCTGACCTTTATCGCTATTGGCATTGGTGTAGCTACATTCATTTATTGGTTTGCCAGCACTGGGGATACCGCCTTTGCTTTGGAGAGAATGGTAACAGTAATGGTGACGGCCTGCCCGCATGCTTTGGGCGTGGCTATCCCACTGGTGGTCGCTATTTCCACAACGCTTTCAGCTACCAACGGTCTGCTGATCCGCAACCGGAGTGCCTTTGAAGCCACCAGGAACGTATCTACTGTCATTTTTGACAAGACCGGAACGCTCACCAAGGGTTCCCATATGGTAGAGAAGGTAATCCCCCTGGCCAGCGGATACAATGCTGATGAGCTGATACAGTATGCCGCCGCCGTACAGCAAAATTCAGAGCACCATATCGCAAAAGGCATCATGGCCACCTTAAAGGAAAGGGGCCTTGCTTTATGGAAGTCGGAAAACTTCAGCTATATGCAGGGCGTCGGGGTCAAAGCCACCGTTAACGGGAAAGATGTTATTGCTGTCGGTAAAAACTATTTTAGTCAGCACCAGCTTTCTTTGCCGGATATCCCAAAGGAGATCAACCAGGAATCCGAAACAGTCACCTTTCTTTTGATCGAAGATAAGGTAGTGGGCATAATTACGCTGGCAGACAGCATCCGGGAGGGTTCGGGCCAGGCAGTTGAGGAGCTGAAAAAAATGAACATCAAATCTTTCCTGCTCACTGGAGACAATGAAAAGATTGCCGCGGCCGTGGCCGGCAAATTGGGAATGGATGGCTTTTTGGCGAACGTGCTGCCGCACAACAAGCAGGAGAAAGTAAAGGAACTCCAGGCTAAAGGTGAAACCGTGGCGATGACCGGCGATGGTGTTAACGATGCGCCTGCCCTGGCACAGGCTGACGTGGGTATAGCCGTTGGTTCCGGCACGGACGTGGCGGCAGAAACAGCAGACATCATATTAGTGGACAGTGACCCCAGAGATGTAGTAAAGCTGATCGTTTTCGCTAAAAGTACCTATAAAAAAATGGTGCAAAACCTGGTATGGGCAATTGGCTACAACGTGATCGCAATTCCCCTGGCGGCAGGCGTATTGTATCCGAAGTTTATTTTAAGCCCGGCAATGGGGGCTGTGCTGATGAGTGTAAGCACAGTCGTAGTAGCCATTAATGCGAGTTTTTTAAGGATCAAAAAATAA
- a CDS encoding RagB/SusD family nutrient uptake outer membrane protein gives MKRSYKLLIACNLLAVCLLGAGCKKDFLDQHPLNQITDATYWQTPDDATMFATRMYTFLPQASFVYYEGMSDNGYTASDATTQRFGNSTQDATISDREWNYNSIRQAFTFFANVDKVPDLDSTLKHRLIAEVKFVLAYRYFIMTTLYGDVPLVNKLLTDPNEADLPVTPKAQIIPQVIQWLQEAAPDLPTQYSGADLGRVTRGAALALESRIYLYNGQYANAATAAQAVMALQLYHLYPNYFDFFQKDGDYSPEDILSFGYTLGNGTQNSLRDILGSQDLMNGRNILNPTAELVNDYESKNGYYPYTRDPAYKATDPFNNRDPRLRQTILCPGDIYAYPQFPTTTQYDPFNDPGDRMGGDLGTHTGFSWCKGVDRYDYVRSGSNNWKSFRYAEVLLNYAEAVNEQTGPTPTAIAVIDSIRLRAHMPTVTATFALNGWTMDQSTFRTFLRHERRIELAGEGLRYFDILRWKTGEQVLQGQIFTVDASAGIAAISTANGHRNTFPKTPVETRFFNNPKFYVWPIPQSAIDASKGILVQNPLWK, from the coding sequence ATGAAACGTTCCTATAAATTATTGATTGCATGCAACCTGCTGGCAGTGTGCCTGCTTGGCGCCGGGTGCAAGAAAGACTTCCTGGACCAGCACCCGCTGAACCAGATCACAGACGCCACCTACTGGCAGACACCTGATGATGCCACGATGTTTGCCACCCGCATGTACACCTTCCTCCCGCAGGCCAGCTTTGTTTATTATGAGGGCATGAGCGATAACGGGTACACCGCCTCTGACGCTACTACCCAACGTTTTGGCAATAGCACCCAGGACGCTACCATCAGCGACCGGGAATGGAATTACAACTCCATCCGGCAGGCCTTCACCTTCTTTGCGAACGTAGACAAAGTGCCAGACCTGGACAGCACGCTCAAACACCGGCTCATTGCCGAAGTAAAATTTGTGCTGGCTTACCGCTATTTCATCATGACCACGCTTTACGGCGACGTACCGCTTGTCAATAAACTGCTCACTGATCCGAATGAAGCGGACCTGCCCGTAACGCCCAAAGCCCAGATCATTCCGCAGGTGATACAGTGGCTGCAGGAAGCAGCACCAGACCTGCCCACCCAATATAGTGGTGCAGACCTGGGCCGTGTTACCCGCGGGGCCGCCCTTGCCCTGGAATCCAGGATATACCTGTACAACGGGCAATATGCAAATGCCGCCACGGCAGCGCAGGCTGTTATGGCACTGCAGCTGTATCATCTTTATCCCAATTATTTTGACTTCTTCCAGAAAGACGGTGATTATTCCCCGGAAGACATTCTTTCTTTTGGATATACCCTGGGCAATGGTACACAGAACAGCCTTCGTGATATCCTGGGCTCACAGGACCTGATGAACGGCCGCAATATCCTGAACCCCACCGCGGAACTGGTCAACGATTACGAAAGTAAAAACGGGTATTATCCCTACACCCGTGATCCGGCCTATAAAGCCACCGATCCGTTCAATAACCGCGACCCACGCCTGCGGCAAACCATTCTTTGTCCTGGTGATATCTATGCTTACCCACAGTTTCCCACTACCACCCAATATGATCCATTCAACGATCCGGGCGACCGGATGGGTGGCGACCTTGGTACCCATACCGGCTTTTCCTGGTGCAAAGGAGTAGACCGTTACGATTATGTGCGGTCCGGCTCCAATAACTGGAAGAGCTTCCGCTATGCAGAAGTGTTGCTGAACTATGCAGAAGCGGTCAACGAACAAACCGGCCCCACCCCCACCGCCATTGCCGTGATTGACAGCATCCGCCTGCGCGCTCATATGCCCACAGTGACTGCCACTTTTGCCCTGAATGGCTGGACCATGGACCAATCCACTTTCCGCACCTTTCTCCGGCACGAAAGAAGGATAGAGCTGGCAGGAGAAGGCCTGCGCTATTTTGATATCCTGCGCTGGAAAACAGGCGAACAGGTGCTTCAGGGGCAAATCTTCACGGTAGATGCCTCCGCAGGCATTGCCGCCATCAGTACCGCTAACGGGCACCGCAACACCTTTCCCAAAACACCCGTTGAAACCAGGTTCTTTAACAATCCAAAGTTCTATGTATGGCCTATCCCCCAATCAGCCATTGATGCATCAAAAGGAATATTGGTACAAAATCCTTTATGGAAGTAA